One window from the genome of Lynx canadensis isolate LIC74 chromosome E3, mLynCan4.pri.v2, whole genome shotgun sequence encodes:
- the SAP25 gene encoding histone deacetylase complex subunit SAP25 isoform X2 — protein MLPGPPRRWDAGKEQALEEHGSSAGSDPGETSTFGEEALEEPGTPPQDRHPRPCPGSTGGGCDRCTSVPPAPSPQPRSRRPSWTRRELLLSRPPPGLAADHSPGTPALSPQMAWEVAPSRMTVLAPWDPNYKAKAGPRLVWCSVMLPSQGPSCAPGTSFSGRTLCHPSLWPLYEAASGGDLRPLAPATGHQNGEHEPRDAGFPVMCCEDVFVSDPLLPCGQRIPLYLSEASQQVMGSLKLLLPPPVMSPWVLRTPSPGCPTAWLSGPELIALTGLLQMSQGPPRPVALEAPTPPAGPPDPVSDHPDPSGDPSCSHCTDPSAPQTPDTH, from the exons ATGTTGCCTGGCCCGCCTCGGCGGTGGGACGCGGGCAAAGAGCAGGCGCTCGAGGAACATGGCTCCTCGGCTGGCAGTGACCCCGGGGAGACCTCGACCTTTGGAGAGGAAGCCCTGGAGGAGCCAGGAACTCCCCCGCAGGACAG GCACCCTCGGCCCTGCCCAGGAAGTACCGGGGGAGGCTGTGACCGGTGCACCTCAGTACCTCCCGCTCCCAGCCCGCAGCCCCGGTCCCGAAGGCCCTCCTGGACCCGGAGAGAGCTGCTGCTGTCCCGGCCTCCCCCAGGCCTGGCTGCGGATCATTCCCCGGGAACCCCAG CCCTTTCCCCTCAGATGGCCTGGGAGGTGGCCCCCTCAAGGATGACCGTGTTAGCACCATGGGATCCCAACTACAAGGCTAAAGCGGGACCCCGGCTGGTGTGG TGTTCTGTCATGCTCCCTTCACAGGGGCCCAGCTGTGCACCTGGCACCTCCTTCTCAGGCCGGACCTTGTGTCATCCCTCATTGTGGCCACTGTATGAGGCAGCCTCAGGCGGGGACCTCAGGCCCCTGGCCCCTGCAACAGGACATCAGAATGGAGAGCATGAGCCCAGGGATGCAG GGTTCCCAGTGATGTGCTGTGAAGATGTCTTTGTTTCAGACCCTCTGCTGCCATGTGGGCAGCGTATTCCCCTGTATCTGTCTGAGGCCTCTCAACAG GTGATGGGCTCTCTGAAGCTGCTGCTCCCACCTCCTGTCATGTCTCCCTGGGTCCTCCGCACCCCATCCCCTGGCTGCCCTACTGCCTGGCTCAGTGGGCCTGAGCTCATCGCCCTGACTGGCCTCCTGCAGATGAGCCAGGGGCCTCCTAGACCTGTGGCTTTGGAGGCTCCCACGCCCCCTGCTGGCCCCCCAGACCCTGTATCTGATCACCCAGACCCCAGTGGTGACCCCAGCTGTTCTCACTGCACTGACCCATCTGCCCCTCAAACCCCAGACACACATTGA
- the SAP25 gene encoding histone deacetylase complex subunit SAP25 isoform X1 — protein sequence MLPGPPRRWDAGKEQALEEHGSSAGSDPGETSTFGEEALEEPGTPPQDRHPRPCPGSTGGGCDRCTSVPPAPSPQPRSRRPSWTRRELLLSRPPPGLAADHSPGTPVALSPQMAWEVAPSRMTVLAPWDPNYKAKAGPRLVWCSVMLPSQGPSCAPGTSFSGRTLCHPSLWPLYEAASGGDLRPLAPATGHQNGEHEPRDAGFPVMCCEDVFVSDPLLPCGQRIPLYLSEASQQVMGSLKLLLPPPVMSPWVLRTPSPGCPTAWLSGPELIALTGLLQMSQGPPRPVALEAPTPPAGPPDPVSDHPDPSGDPSCSHCTDPSAPQTPDTH from the exons ATGTTGCCTGGCCCGCCTCGGCGGTGGGACGCGGGCAAAGAGCAGGCGCTCGAGGAACATGGCTCCTCGGCTGGCAGTGACCCCGGGGAGACCTCGACCTTTGGAGAGGAAGCCCTGGAGGAGCCAGGAACTCCCCCGCAGGACAG GCACCCTCGGCCCTGCCCAGGAAGTACCGGGGGAGGCTGTGACCGGTGCACCTCAGTACCTCCCGCTCCCAGCCCGCAGCCCCGGTCCCGAAGGCCCTCCTGGACCCGGAGAGAGCTGCTGCTGTCCCGGCCTCCCCCAGGCCTGGCTGCGGATCATTCCCCGGGAACCCCAG taGCCCTTTCCCCTCAGATGGCCTGGGAGGTGGCCCCCTCAAGGATGACCGTGTTAGCACCATGGGATCCCAACTACAAGGCTAAAGCGGGACCCCGGCTGGTGTGG TGTTCTGTCATGCTCCCTTCACAGGGGCCCAGCTGTGCACCTGGCACCTCCTTCTCAGGCCGGACCTTGTGTCATCCCTCATTGTGGCCACTGTATGAGGCAGCCTCAGGCGGGGACCTCAGGCCCCTGGCCCCTGCAACAGGACATCAGAATGGAGAGCATGAGCCCAGGGATGCAG GGTTCCCAGTGATGTGCTGTGAAGATGTCTTTGTTTCAGACCCTCTGCTGCCATGTGGGCAGCGTATTCCCCTGTATCTGTCTGAGGCCTCTCAACAG GTGATGGGCTCTCTGAAGCTGCTGCTCCCACCTCCTGTCATGTCTCCCTGGGTCCTCCGCACCCCATCCCCTGGCTGCCCTACTGCCTGGCTCAGTGGGCCTGAGCTCATCGCCCTGACTGGCCTCCTGCAGATGAGCCAGGGGCCTCCTAGACCTGTGGCTTTGGAGGCTCCCACGCCCCCTGCTGGCCCCCCAGACCCTGTATCTGATCACCCAGACCCCAGTGGTGACCCCAGCTGTTCTCACTGCACTGACCCATCTGCCCCTCAAACCCCAGACACACATTGA
- the SAP25 gene encoding histone deacetylase complex subunit SAP25 isoform X4 has protein sequence MLPGPPRRWDAGKEQALEEHGSSAGSDPGETSTFGEEALEEPGTPPQDRHPRPCPGSTGGGCDRCTSVPPAPSPQPRSRRPSWTRRELLLSRPPPGLAADHSPGTPVALSPQMAWEVAPSRMTVLAPWDPNYKAKAGPRLVWCSVMLPSQGPSCAPGTSFSGRTLCHPSLWPLYEAASGGDLRPLAPATGHQNGEHEPRDADPLLPCGQRIPLYLSEASQQVMGSLKLLLPPPVMSPWVLRTPSPGCPTAWLSGPELIALTGLLQMSQGPPRPVALEAPTPPAGPPDPVSDHPDPSGDPSCSHCTDPSAPQTPDTH, from the exons ATGTTGCCTGGCCCGCCTCGGCGGTGGGACGCGGGCAAAGAGCAGGCGCTCGAGGAACATGGCTCCTCGGCTGGCAGTGACCCCGGGGAGACCTCGACCTTTGGAGAGGAAGCCCTGGAGGAGCCAGGAACTCCCCCGCAGGACAG GCACCCTCGGCCCTGCCCAGGAAGTACCGGGGGAGGCTGTGACCGGTGCACCTCAGTACCTCCCGCTCCCAGCCCGCAGCCCCGGTCCCGAAGGCCCTCCTGGACCCGGAGAGAGCTGCTGCTGTCCCGGCCTCCCCCAGGCCTGGCTGCGGATCATTCCCCGGGAACCCCAG taGCCCTTTCCCCTCAGATGGCCTGGGAGGTGGCCCCCTCAAGGATGACCGTGTTAGCACCATGGGATCCCAACTACAAGGCTAAAGCGGGACCCCGGCTGGTGTGG TGTTCTGTCATGCTCCCTTCACAGGGGCCCAGCTGTGCACCTGGCACCTCCTTCTCAGGCCGGACCTTGTGTCATCCCTCATTGTGGCCACTGTATGAGGCAGCCTCAGGCGGGGACCTCAGGCCCCTGGCCCCTGCAACAGGACATCAGAATGGAGAGCATGAGCCCAGGGATGCAG ACCCTCTGCTGCCATGTGGGCAGCGTATTCCCCTGTATCTGTCTGAGGCCTCTCAACAG GTGATGGGCTCTCTGAAGCTGCTGCTCCCACCTCCTGTCATGTCTCCCTGGGTCCTCCGCACCCCATCCCCTGGCTGCCCTACTGCCTGGCTCAGTGGGCCTGAGCTCATCGCCCTGACTGGCCTCCTGCAGATGAGCCAGGGGCCTCCTAGACCTGTGGCTTTGGAGGCTCCCACGCCCCCTGCTGGCCCCCCAGACCCTGTATCTGATCACCCAGACCCCAGTGGTGACCCCAGCTGTTCTCACTGCACTGACCCATCTGCCCCTCAAACCCCAGACACACATTGA
- the SAP25 gene encoding histone deacetylase complex subunit SAP25 isoform X3: protein MLPGPPRRWDAGKEQALEEHGSSAGSDPGETSTFGEEALEEPGTPPQDRHPRPCPGSTGGGCDRCTSVPPAPSPQPRSRRPSWTRRELLLSRPPPGLAADHSPGTPVALSPQMAWEVAPSRMTVLAPWDPNYKAKAGPRLVWGPSCAPGTSFSGRTLCHPSLWPLYEAASGGDLRPLAPATGHQNGEHEPRDAGFPVMCCEDVFVSDPLLPCGQRIPLYLSEASQQVMGSLKLLLPPPVMSPWVLRTPSPGCPTAWLSGPELIALTGLLQMSQGPPRPVALEAPTPPAGPPDPVSDHPDPSGDPSCSHCTDPSAPQTPDTH from the exons ATGTTGCCTGGCCCGCCTCGGCGGTGGGACGCGGGCAAAGAGCAGGCGCTCGAGGAACATGGCTCCTCGGCTGGCAGTGACCCCGGGGAGACCTCGACCTTTGGAGAGGAAGCCCTGGAGGAGCCAGGAACTCCCCCGCAGGACAG GCACCCTCGGCCCTGCCCAGGAAGTACCGGGGGAGGCTGTGACCGGTGCACCTCAGTACCTCCCGCTCCCAGCCCGCAGCCCCGGTCCCGAAGGCCCTCCTGGACCCGGAGAGAGCTGCTGCTGTCCCGGCCTCCCCCAGGCCTGGCTGCGGATCATTCCCCGGGAACCCCAG taGCCCTTTCCCCTCAGATGGCCTGGGAGGTGGCCCCCTCAAGGATGACCGTGTTAGCACCATGGGATCCCAACTACAAGGCTAAAGCGGGACCCCGGCTGGTGTGG GGGCCCAGCTGTGCACCTGGCACCTCCTTCTCAGGCCGGACCTTGTGTCATCCCTCATTGTGGCCACTGTATGAGGCAGCCTCAGGCGGGGACCTCAGGCCCCTGGCCCCTGCAACAGGACATCAGAATGGAGAGCATGAGCCCAGGGATGCAG GGTTCCCAGTGATGTGCTGTGAAGATGTCTTTGTTTCAGACCCTCTGCTGCCATGTGGGCAGCGTATTCCCCTGTATCTGTCTGAGGCCTCTCAACAG GTGATGGGCTCTCTGAAGCTGCTGCTCCCACCTCCTGTCATGTCTCCCTGGGTCCTCCGCACCCCATCCCCTGGCTGCCCTACTGCCTGGCTCAGTGGGCCTGAGCTCATCGCCCTGACTGGCCTCCTGCAGATGAGCCAGGGGCCTCCTAGACCTGTGGCTTTGGAGGCTCCCACGCCCCCTGCTGGCCCCCCAGACCCTGTATCTGATCACCCAGACCCCAGTGGTGACCCCAGCTGTTCTCACTGCACTGACCCATCTGCCCCTCAAACCCCAGACACACATTGA
- the SAP25 gene encoding histone deacetylase complex subunit SAP25 isoform X5, with product MLPGPPRRWDAGKEQALEEHGSSAGSDPGETSTFGEEALEEPGTPPQDSPQPRSRRPSWTRRELLLSRPPPGLAADHSPGTPVALSPQMAWEVAPSRMTVLAPWDPNYKAKAGPRLVWCSVMLPSQGPSCAPGTSFSGRTLCHPSLWPLYEAASGGDLRPLAPATGHQNGEHEPRDAGFPVMCCEDVFVSDPLLPCGQRIPLYLSEASQQVMGSLKLLLPPPVMSPWVLRTPSPGCPTAWLSGPELIALTGLLQMSQGPPRPVALEAPTPPAGPPDPVSDHPDPSGDPSCSHCTDPSAPQTPDTH from the exons ATGTTGCCTGGCCCGCCTCGGCGGTGGGACGCGGGCAAAGAGCAGGCGCTCGAGGAACATGGCTCCTCGGCTGGCAGTGACCCCGGGGAGACCTCGACCTTTGGAGAGGAAGCCCTGGAGGAGCCAGGAACTCCCCCGCAGGACAG CCCGCAGCCCCGGTCCCGAAGGCCCTCCTGGACCCGGAGAGAGCTGCTGCTGTCCCGGCCTCCCCCAGGCCTGGCTGCGGATCATTCCCCGGGAACCCCAG taGCCCTTTCCCCTCAGATGGCCTGGGAGGTGGCCCCCTCAAGGATGACCGTGTTAGCACCATGGGATCCCAACTACAAGGCTAAAGCGGGACCCCGGCTGGTGTGG TGTTCTGTCATGCTCCCTTCACAGGGGCCCAGCTGTGCACCTGGCACCTCCTTCTCAGGCCGGACCTTGTGTCATCCCTCATTGTGGCCACTGTATGAGGCAGCCTCAGGCGGGGACCTCAGGCCCCTGGCCCCTGCAACAGGACATCAGAATGGAGAGCATGAGCCCAGGGATGCAG GGTTCCCAGTGATGTGCTGTGAAGATGTCTTTGTTTCAGACCCTCTGCTGCCATGTGGGCAGCGTATTCCCCTGTATCTGTCTGAGGCCTCTCAACAG GTGATGGGCTCTCTGAAGCTGCTGCTCCCACCTCCTGTCATGTCTCCCTGGGTCCTCCGCACCCCATCCCCTGGCTGCCCTACTGCCTGGCTCAGTGGGCCTGAGCTCATCGCCCTGACTGGCCTCCTGCAGATGAGCCAGGGGCCTCCTAGACCTGTGGCTTTGGAGGCTCCCACGCCCCCTGCTGGCCCCCCAGACCCTGTATCTGATCACCCAGACCCCAGTGGTGACCCCAGCTGTTCTCACTGCACTGACCCATCTGCCCCTCAAACCCCAGACACACATTGA
- the LOC115503684 gene encoding insulin receptor substrate 1-like, translated as MKRGGGGPTAAPEAELGDVPLVLPRPRACPADVRLCGHLRKQKSQRRRFFVLRADPPSLECYESEKKFRAGRAPPKLIVSLAGACTISTRVDARQRHLILLYTRDRSLGVAAACEAEQQAWYSALLEVRAAAGEARPLGPSFHEDPRAWILAPFQDVWPVTLRPKGLGRTRGLGSGRYRLCLGSGVLSLLRKPKGRGSRDTQASPPPALRLSLLSVRRCGHADSLFFLELGRSAPTGPGELWLQAPDAVVAQSIHETVLAAMKRLGDDDAGGRTEPLPRDPPTSSYRPSVSQPYVTLASAAQSSSLSHRGSVGERKEKATPETLAALATAASHPGELEQGGGYVAMGAGSNYEPMGGGQAGGYMVMAPPGLAAFAHAPPQEQLQGCGDTEYVPMSHFLPGSFSLSSLPHSYTPRPRRPGPSFQGPPPAVGECWGPTGAHPCLQPPSELAGDYVCIRYVAPHHLGMSTAIQDPAKNRLNYVDLDLVPPLEAQGDTPGSSIHHPHSYARIDFQNLREVRVRRHRQPPPV; from the exons ATGAAGCGGGGAGGCGGTGGTCCCACGGCGGCCCCAGAGGCCGAGCTGGGCGACGTGCCCCTGGTACTGCCGCGGCCCAGGGCCTGTCCCGCTGACGTGCGGCTCTGCGGCCACCTTCGGAAGCAGAAGTCCCAGCGCCGCCGCTTCTTCGTGCTGCGCGCGGATCCGCCGAGCCTAGAGTGCTACGAGAGCGAGAAGAAGTTCCGCGCCGGCCGAGCGCCGCCCAAGCTCATCGTGAGCCTGGCGGGCGCGTGCACCATCAGCACGCGCGTGGACGCGCGCCAGCGCCACCTGATCCTCCTGTACACGCGTGACCGCAGCCTGGGCGTGGCGGCGGCCTGCGAGGCGGAGCAGCAGGCGTGGTACAGCGCCCTGCTTGAGGTGCGCGCGGCCGCGGGTGAGGCCCGACCCCTTG GTCCCAGCTTTCACGAGGACCCCAGGGCCTGGATCCTTGCTCCATTTCAGGACGTCTGGCCCGTGACGCTGCGGCCCAAGGGACTGGGGAGGACACGAGGCCTGGGCAGCGGCCGCTATCGCCTGTGCCTGGGTTCGGGGGTGCTGAGCCTGCTGCGGAAGCCCAAGGGCAGAGGTTCTCGGGACACCCAGGCTTCGCCGCCGCCGGCCCTGCGCCTGTCGCTGCTCAGCGTGCGCCGCTGCGGCCACGCAGActccctcttcttcctggaaCTCGGCCGCTCGGCGCCCACGGGCCCCGGGGAGCTGTGGCTACAGGCGCCGGATGCCGTGGTGGCCCAAAGCATTCACGAGACCGTACTGGCCGCCATGAAGCGACTCGGGGATGATGATGCCGGTGGCAGGACTGAGCCACTGCCAAGGGATCCCCCAACGAGCTCTtacagaccctctgtctcccaaCCTTATGTGACCCTGGCCTCGGCAGCCCAATCAAGCAGCCTGAGCCATCGCGGGAGCGTGggtgagaggaaggagaaagcaacCCCTGAGACCCTGGCGGCGCTGGCGACTGCAGCTTCGCACCCTGGGGAATTGGAGCAGGGCGGGGGCTACGTAGCCATGGGAGCTGGGAGCAACTACGAGCCCATGGGGGGTGGCCAAGCAGGTGGTTACATGGTGATGGCACCCCCGGGCCTTGCAGCGTTTGCCCACGCCCCTCCCCAGGAGCAGCTCCAGGGGTGCGGGGACACTGAATACGTGCCCATGAGCCACTTTCTGCCAGGGTCCTTTTCCTTGAGCTCCCTGCCCCATTCCTATACGCCCAGGCCCAGGAGGCCGGGACCTTCTTTCCAAGGCCCCCCTCCCGCCGTCGGGGAATGTTGGGGACCGACAGGGGCTCATCCCTGCTTGCAACCACCTTCGGAGCTAGCAGGAGATTATGTGTGCATCAGGTACGTGGCCCCACACCACTTAGGAATGAGCACTGCCATACAAGACCCGGCCAAAAACCGCCTCAACTATGTAGACCTGGACCTGGTCCCTCCATTGGAGGCTCAAGGCGACACCCCGGGGTCCAGCATTCACCACCCACACAGCTATGCCCGCATCGACTTCCAGAACCTCAGGGAGGTTCGGGTCAGGAGACACAGGCAGCCCCCTCCAGTCTAG